cctaaaatctggaatagcctgccgataggaatttgccaggcaaatacagtagagcactttaaaaaactgctgaaaacacattactttaatatggcgttctcataacttcactttatcttaatcctgatactctgtatgttcaattcatcataataactatttatggtggctctaaaatccgtactgacccctactctctcttgtttctttttccggtttctctgtggtggtggcctgcgccaccaccaacctactcaaagaaccatgatgccccagcattgatggactaaaagccagaagtccacgtgattatcatcatcatcatcaagtccttccgtgaaaaccataaatacaaagaggactgtttcatttatgttaggtagattgcccagaggggactgggcggtctcgtggtctggaatccctgcagatttaattttttctcggccgtctggagttttttttgttttttctgtcccccctggccattggaccatactcttattctatgttaattaatgttgacttgttttattttcttactgtgtctcttatttttctactctttattatgtaaagcactttgagctacattcttttgtatgaaaatgtgctatataaataaatgttgttgttattctaTTAACGTTACTGTTCTAAGGAGACTTACAAGTGAGAATTTCTTCGTACTATGTAACTATGCACACATGACAATATATTTAAACTGAAGTATCATCAAACATGAGGTTCATGTACAAAATAATAGCAATATAAATAACAACTGAAAAGTGCAGATGTATTATGCTGTGAAATACTTACCTAAGTGGTCAAAACCTCGGTACATGATACATGACTCTGTGGCATCAATAGCCTGTATCTTGTATTTCCCTAGAGGGCCACTTGGGAGACCATTATAATCCTGCTGCCACTTGTCGAAGCCCTTGTAGCGCACTTTTGCTCCACATCGCAGAAGCCATTCAGAAGCAGCACGATCTGGACCCACTGCCTTTATCCTTTCATAATCTACTCTGGGAGAAAaaactttgttacatttttatttaatgaaataaagaatTGGCTCTGCCAATACAAGAACTGAAGTGAAacatcaaaatgtgaaaaaagagctACTGATAGAAATTGCATACAGTTGCCTCTCAGGCTTTTTAGGCTGGAAAAGCATTCTCTTTCGGATTTGCAGATCTTCTGTCTGGGATTGGCTGGCTTTCATTTTTACCAGAGATTAATTACATTgctgaatatatttttattaactaaCCAAATTATTTGGGTATAAATATTGCTTTGGTTAGATGCACCCAATAAGTAAGTCCTGCTTTACAAGAGTACCACATCTTGGAAGgctagtttttaaattattttaaactatCATGGCAGAAATAGTATTAAGTAATCTTTAATCAGATCAATTATGTGAAGCTACAACACAAATAGTTTCAAATTTAGCCAAatgaaattccagtctggttttgtAACTGGATTAAAAtttcaactttgattttttttctttaacagatttataaatttaaataatctcAGTGCAGACTTTGGCCACTTTTCAAGCAATGTCTGTCAATTTGCTTGTGTGCCAAGATGCAAATTCATGGAcaaaataactcaaaaacaaattGCTCAATCCAAATGAACCTTGGTACAGATGTACGTGTAAAATCGTACCAGCAGATTCTTCTCTAAAGCACTTTGAAATGGGGAAAAAGTGGTTTATGGTCATCCTGCCTCTTGTgtggcttttgctatattttgaaCTATTAAGACAGTTTTCCCCACTTTGGGCCTAACTAAGCTGTAGCTTGTAGGTAGTCTTCTGGAGAAAGCCGTTCTTTGTGAGTCTCTTGTGAGCTGGACAGCTAAGGTCCTGGCCTGTTCATGGTTATTTTTGGAGGCCTAAAGccctttttacaatttttctaaCTCCATCATACAAATGCAGgcgcagtggtggctctgaagctaggaatctgcactggcaatcggaaggttgccggtttaaatcctgtaaatgcctaaagggactctgctctgttgggcccttaagcaaggcccttcacctgcaattgctccatcctgcaacgttaatctgcatccatccctgcatggaaaaactttggggttggtggcagaattgtcactccagccaccatataaaacctcacactggttccgttccatctgaacttgtgtggtgctggggtgtcacccgttgcatggctgcactcgggtcttaaTCTGGACCCTTAGTTgttttatcatgtggtgggtgcggcaatgcactgcactgtgtgtgctcctaacctctcctcctctcatcatacaaaaatatttatactacagagttaattttaaaaccaacacaaaatacaatgaaacaatttcaaattacttcatgtttgattcttcttggtattaacaaataaaagaaataatgctttaccataaacaataaaatatttaaataatgaaaaccgtatcctttttaacaataaaaccaaagaaaaagattccaatagataaataaaatttacttgtTGATTTATCATtccaattttctttcatttaaacattaattAATGCCTACATCTTATAAAACAAAAccttaatgttttaatgttgagTATCATAGTTGTGCTTAAGCATTAATGTGTGGTTGTCACAAAACCTCAAATTTCCCAACAATCAACTAAAGCAGTTAATTCACTGAATGTGatctttacattttctgaaatacAACACAGCattctaatctatatatataattcactaaggcaagacaaccatgtaaagcggcgtggattcactaagccgctgacaagtgagacacctatggtgcacgcaggaaggagccacgcccaccaactccaagaccattggatacgacgacaactcacagggccacgcccaccaactcggacgcgaggacacagaaaaaatggcgtcatttatattcatctgttgtagaggccacgtgcagtgcaggtcaggttaatgtcatgtgcatgtcatgcacctccgagctacgttgactgttcatagaggcatgtttctcgcggaggtgaagcgccatatgcagcgtgtgaaacggtttgcgaggggtatcccatgggatccttaaaacaatcctttacaactgaggttaaagcacaatgaagtaagtctttaaaaaacgacttttcggttacgacgcacgaccgcatgcaccatagcaaactgttttacacgctacatacagctattcgcattcgcgacaaacatgcgtcttcttagatgctcctgcaggaacacagaagacgttttcctgcccaccaacactcctttttcaccggccggcgtctaccctcgctctctaggcattcacactgcctgcccatttgcccggacgcaaaaactcactgaccacccagttagtccctttcatctgtgctaagagtccacatgcacgtctgagccacgctgtgtttgttatgccgcgggttcactattgtgttgtcttttgctctctccagagttccatcttttcattcacttactgttgtattttcacaccaacccgttttagacaaccgtgtctttccagaagtgtttagcattcaataaataattatgcatgcgattgagtgtgtgtctacccggcacagagaggcgtgggtaagccattgagccccattcaggctgcaaaccgtggaattcccactaagtgcgacttaTACGGTCCCACTGGTTgcatcccaaccctttgtacacacacaccctcccacctcgctactaccgtggtcgggtgtcttggtggattatatttagaaaagcagccaaaatcgcacagagcaatgaaaagtctacgtgagtcacaggtgcatctggactgtgtaaagacgacgactcaagtgacgagttggaggtgggcacatgagcgggcagtccatactgaatgagaaatcagcagactagcatgaggGACGGAgcagaatggacgtccttctcctctcctcctgttccacactctgcaccgtgcacccccatcaatccgtctggcaggagaaggcacgagggcggtccgccagttttcagtcacggatgattgtgtgttggttcgttccgtgcattgttacaatgttgcttttcttgctgatttattacattaccgatttttcaaatgttaattttctccttgtgcttaaaaatcattaaaaaaccggcctgattatgcagcgtgtGGTacactgcgggttggctagtactttTTAATTCAACTCATTGTTGCACCAAGCCAGAGTCTGTCATTGCTGCTGCATAGGTGTAAAACCAGGTGCAATCTCTGGATTGGGCTCAGGGACCACTCATCATGTACATACAACGTCCCAATTTATAGTCATCAGTCATCCGAAATATACAAGTTCAATGTGCCAAATTTCTGTGAAGGTAAGAATatacatgttttaatatttctaaacATAACATTTCAGAAACCACAGAACCCACACACAATGTTGCGAGTGTACACCAGTTTGTTTAATGCAGCACAGAATTTTTTACTCTAGATTTCTGAGCAAGACTGGATCACCTCTGTGTCTCCTTCCCCTTGGTCATTTCAGCCCATAGACACTCCATCATTTCATTGAGCAAGTGGGCCCCCTTGGTCATTTCAACTCAAagatatttaattgtttaatcaaGCGGGTGGAGTCCCTTTGATCATTTAGGATCTCGGATACTCTGTAAGTTTCATTGAGAGTTATGAAGGAGTTCTGATAAAAAGGCACCTAATAATCGTAAATAGATAGCAAAAAGAAGTGAAATAAGTAAAACAGAGTGACTAAGATACACGTATTTTCATAGACGTGATACCAAGTGACAGACAAATGTTGATACTGAGAAACATGAGTTTCATCTTACTTATTAAACACTGCATTCAGCCAACCCCAGAAATGTCTTCTGTCAGCCAATAAGggtaatttgtttaaatattttgtagcTTTGGCAAACAGCATCATGGCATCAAGCtgaaatgaaacagataacacaatgtacagtacaatacttGAGTAAAACTTTTTGGCACAATGCTCtacttttaataaaattacaataaaggTATTTCCATGATTGTAGGGCACCTTAagcattaatattaaaaatagaaaaaactaaTATTTTCTCCATAATCTTGTGATAGTGACCTCAGATAATATACTGTgtaaaaacaggaaacaaaattttaaaaacaaataagaactttaacaaaaaatgtaattaaaaaaaacccttgaaaatatgacaaacaataactagcaaaaagcaaaaaaatgtaaacaatggatAAAAGTCAAATGATATCATATTCAGATTATTACATGTTGATTATCCAGGTACAGATACAATAGATGTATTTATTACAGCAAAAAGTAGGAAAAACTATATATTAGCACGTTTTTATTAACATCTGTGTGCATGGAAAGATACAAATTCATTTTTAACTTGAAATTGTTTGCTATGGTAGAGAGCACTTCTATTCTTGTAATAATCTAGTAATCCTTCAAGTTAGTTTAAAAACAAGCACATCAAATACATTTTGCTAAATGGATGGTAAAATTAAAGCCAGAATTTTAATGCATCTATTTACGCAAGCAGGTACTGGGAAAGTATTGACTTTTTAATGCAGATCATGTTTTGACAATAATGATATCCTTTGGACAAATATTCTTAAACATTTTCAAGTGTCCAAAAATTTTTCTAATCGGTATTTTTCTATACACTCATTTAAAAGATatgttcattttgattttactGTTGCCATTATGATTATTTCAAATATAGCATTAATACTGCACTCATTCTGCCTCCTTGCCCTTTTCTGATTTCAGATctctatttattattatgtatgcTTTTAATTATATTCATCTATAGTTGCATagtaaattacattatttaacttgttcattccttcttttttctgtccttcctgcaCACTCTTTATGATCTTGATTTCTGACTCCTTGGCCATTTTTCTTCTATGGCTTTTAAACTTGTTTGCTTAATTCAAGTTTTTCTACTAGCTGAGAGTGCTGGAATACTCTGCTATAAATATAGGCAGACCAATACATCACCATCTCTTTATGTACATTAAGGTAGCAGACAcggtttccccccttttttttgttgAAGGACATGGAAGAAAATCTTTTTGAGCAGTGCAagatttttgcattgttttaagtTTTGGGTATGTAAATCATTAAAAGTCAATTAAAAGAATGATGAAAAAGCACTATTAtcaactaaaacagaaaatatttccaGATGTTGGTATCCATCTTGTTTTCATTACAATGTTACACAAAATAGACTTTCAGATATGTGGAAGAAGTAACCTGCAGTGAGCTGTGGttaatattaatacttttaattcTACATACTGTGTTATGAAAATTAAGAGACTAATTTCACTTACGAATAATACAGATCCTGCCATGCACCTCAAGTTACTGAGATAGACCTCCGTGATTTTGATCATAattaaatgggtttaaaaatggatggatgggacatTTGGAGTTTATTATTCCTTAGACAGCATTTGAAGAGATTTCCGGAGATCAGTTTTTTGCTCCAAAGTAACAATAAACTGATCCAACATTTAATTAAACTGCCGGCCTTTCATGAAGAACACTTACATTTACATCTGTTCAcctagcagatgcttttatccaaagagacTTAGAAATGATGTCAACATATTGAAAGTAAATATCAGATTGGTGTCTGTTTTGAAAGAAGTGTTACTAATACTAGCACAATGATAAATGCACTAAACCATTATTAGTACCCAACCAGTAaaccaatcaaaaacaaaagactAGCTAATGTTGCCCCAGCAGAAAAGGACCCATCATCAAGGACCATTAGTCATTAGGAAGATATTCACAGAAAAAGAGAGTCATTAAATactacttttttcacattgccatTATAGGGGGTtttgtgcagaattctgaggaaaaaaatgaatttaatccattttggaataaggctgcaacataacaaaatgtggaaaaagtaatgtgctgtgaatactttccggatgcactgtatatcatgTTGACCCACCTTCATTTTTACAATGTTGGGAAAAGACGGGTGCCTAACATAAGTAATGGTTGAGTTTTGCCAGGCCCAATTTAGGTATCTGGGTCAAACTGACTGACAAAGTTGGCACCCTCCCATGTCTAATAAATGGGACTAACTGTGGTTTTTAAAGGGCCCTTTAAAGAGTTAAATAACGTTGTGGAAATTTTCACAATTTTTGGAAAGAAGAGAAATCTTTGTAAAATGCAGTTGAGTTTTGCCTAGTATACATAGCAGGGTTGACAGGTTTGGGGGAACCCCTTCCATGTTTGGGGGGAAATAAGGGCCGATAGGACAAAAATGGGGGGAAAGAGTTTCACAGTGTGAATTATGACAAGACATAATTGTAATGTGGGGGAATTGTTAAAAATAAgagtttttttcatgtaaattatcTAACAATGGAAACAGGATTTCATAATGTCTATATATTCCCCACTTCCAAATGATCAATTAAAGTCAGTAATAGCCACCATACTAAACCTTGCAAAAACCACCTATCATTGCTCTGGCCAGTCATTTCAAAGCTTACTGGTTGGGGGTCAAAGTGGTTTGGCATTAATGGCCATCTTACAGTGGCCTGCTTGTCCTGCCACCACCCTGTACTTCTGATAATTTTTCTTAACTGTATTAACAAGATTCGAATTTCCAGCTAAGTGCAAAAGCAAACCCAGGGCTGGTATTAGCTTGGAGAGTTTTATGAAATTGTCACCTTAGCTCTTCAGGATTAGAATTtaatcttttatattttgttgaatttattaaaagaatgtaaaatttCCTACAATCGAGTTATACTTTACACAACTAAATTCAGTTCAATCCccatcaatgagaaagagaggaaggtcaatagccagagtaaaactttgagagagggagagggaaagaagtccttttccccaatataaatgtttattctaaaatgttattgattacatcatccatccatccattcattttccaacccgctgaatccaaccactgggtcacgggggtctgctggagccaatcccagccaacacagggcacaaggcaggaaccaatcctgggcagggtgccaactcacctcaggacacacacaaacacacccacacaccaagcacacactagggccaattgtagaatcgccaatccacctaacctgctgtctgtggactgtgggaggaaacccacgcagacacggggagaacatgcaaactctacgcagggaggacccgggaagcgaaccctggtctcctaactgcgaggcagcagcgctaccactgcgccaccgtgccgccccctgaTTACATCATACCaggctttaaaaaaaagttttgaacagatcctctaagtgagaattttatttatttcaaatagtGCAGAGCACCAGTTGCCCAATGACTTATAACAGGtaggctgggattcttccagttgagtaagtctacatgctagtagtgggGTAAAAAGGCAATtagtttttttgtccttctctactttaagaccatctgggagtccaccaagcACAGttttaatggattaggagagatcgtgacaccaaggctgtctgataggcattcacaaatttttgtccagaatgatgtaaaTTTggtgcccaaaacatgtggccgagtgaggctggagctggattgcaacattcgcaggttggacgttgccctggaaacattttggacaattttaaatgagatagatatGCTCGATacaagattttaagttgaataattgaatgctttgggCAAATGGAGctaaagtgaattctgtgcatggctaccTGCCACTTTCACTTCAGTGACTCTTTTGAGTATATTTAAGTATAACACTTTGCATGCCTAATAACTTCCAAAGCATCAAGCTACAGGCAGAGTTTAGGTATTAAATGGAGTCATTAATAAATGGAATACAATACACAAGTATCTAACTAGTGTCTACTATTTGAATGATTActtttgcttttctaaacttttttggcTATAAAAGAAACTATGATTGCATATTATAATTTGAGATAAACACTATTGTGTGTTAGTCATCTTAAATTGAAACTGTTCATATCACAGCATTAAACAGTGTCTTTATATATTTAGAGTGGGGTTACATCAATCCATCTTCATCAGTTGCTTATCCAGGAGGGGGTCACAGGACAGGtgaagcctgtcccagcaatc
The nucleotide sequence above comes from Polypterus senegalus isolate Bchr_013 chromosome 18, ASM1683550v1, whole genome shotgun sequence. Encoded proteins:
- the dmac2l gene encoding ATP synthase subunit s, mitochondrial isoform X1, with amino-acid sequence MMLFAKATKYLNKLPLLADRRHFWGWLNAVFNKVDYERIKAVGPDRAASEWLLRCGAKVRYKGFDKWQQDYNGLPSGPLGKYKIQAIDATESCIMYRGFDHLEGLEHVEEIKLIRCIYIEDPCLERISAITNLQASLSSLEVVSCGNVTDRGLLALHHLSNLQRLFLSDLPGVQEKEKTVKILQTALPKLVVEQDVQ